gcGCTCTAAACAGATTTCCCTGCTCTTCGAGGTGGCACTCAAAACATGAATGAAGGACTCCTGAAAGGAAGTTAACCAGCCCAAGTCTGTTTGGACCATGAATTAAGACCGAAATCAAGCCATTTCGTATTCGTTAGACATACAGTATATTGTAATGTATCGTTGTAGGATTGTAAAATATATGGATTAACGCGGATCGCTGTATGGTGATATTATCATTATCGCAGGCCATGTATCGCATATGTTATCGTGAGGTACCCCAGGGTACCTGGGGTTCCCACCCCTAACGGTCTCATGCCACTGGTCCCTCTAACAGGACCTCTGTGCCCAGTCGGCCCAGTAGAACCGGTCCAAACCACCACAGTCCCCCCCCGGTCCCAGAGTCCCTCACCGTCTGTCTCCACCTGGGACTTCACCGCCCGCCTGCTGCGCCGGCGGAAGAAATGAGAGGCGTCTGCGCCCTGCATGAAGACCCTCCTCAGAGCAGCTGCAGTggtggtggacacacacacaaacacacacacacacacacacacacacacacacacacacacacacacacacacacacacacacacacacatacacacacacacacacacacacacacacacacacacacacacacaagcacatacatacacacaaacacacaaaaacatgcagacacacacacacacacatagacatagacatatgcacacacaaacgcacatgcatgcatgcagacacacacaaacatgcagacatatacacacacaacacaaacatgcagacacacacatatgcacacacacacgcacacatgcagacacacacgaacatgcagacacatgcacacacatgcactcatgcacagGCGCATGcccgtgcacacatgcacacacacaaacatgcagacacacacacatgcaaacacacatacgaagaaaagtgcacacacacacacacacacacacaaacagacacacatacacacacagatgcaggcaaacacacacacacacacacacacatagacagacgcagacacacacacacatacacacacgcgcgcacacacacacacacacacacacacacacacacacacacacacacacacacacacacacacacatacaagcacacacaaaaacatgcagacacacacacacacacacacacatacacacacacacgcacagacatatgcacacaaaaaagcacacgcatgcatgcagacaaacacaaacatgcaggcacatacacacacaacacaaacatgcagacacacacatatgcacacacacacacacacacacacatatgcacacacgcacacgcacgcatgcagacacacacgaacatgcagacacatacacacacatgcactcatgcacagGCGCATGcccgtgcacacatgcacacacacaaacatgcagacacacacacacgcaaacacacatacaaagaaacgtgcacacacacacacacacagacacacacagacacacacacacacacacacacagatgcaggcaaacacacacacacacacacacacacacacacacacacacacacacacacacacacacacacacacacacacacacacacgcacacacacatacaagcacacacaaaaacatgcagacacacaaacacacacacacacatacacacacacacgcacagacatatgcacacacaaaagcacacgcatgcatgcagacaaacacaaacatgcaggcacatacacacacaacacaaacatgcagacacacacatatgcacacacacacacacacacatatgcacacacgcacacgcacacatgcagagacacacgaacatgcagacacatacacacacatgcactcatgcacagGCGCATGcccgtgcacacatgcacacacacaaacatgcagacacacacacacacgcaaacacacatacgaagaaacgtgcacacacacacacacacacacacacacagacacacacagacacacacacacacacacacacacacacacacagatgcaggcaaacacacacacacacacacacacacacacacacacacacacacacacactcgcacacacacacacacacacacacacacacacacacacacacacacacacacacacacacacacacacacacacacacacacacacacacaggagaaggATCAACATCAGTATAAGCAGATGTTTGGCAGGCACGAGgcaggaggaggcagagcaggCTGTCTCACCTGGCCGGTCTCCGGGGGCTGCGCTGTCTCGAGGTCCGGACACGGCTGCAGCCTCTGCTTCTTGCCACACTGGAGCAAACAGGCACATCATTATCATCTTAACCTGACACATATATATAACGCAATAAAACACAATGCACGCAGAAATTCAACAGCTCTGTAGCAAATCCATCGCTACAATCCTGCTCGGTCTTCCCAAAACAAAGTCACAATAGGAAGCCTaattccccctccccacctgaTGCTGAGGTAAACAGGAAAAttcccccgtccccgtccccgtccccgtccccgtccccatcccggtccccgtccccgtccccgcgACCGTCCCCGGCCGATCCAGACTCACAGGTCAGGGCGAGGAGCACGGCCAGGACGCCAAAGAGGTACGCATGTGTCCAGGACATCCTGAGATGGGTCTCTGAGCTGCTGAGAGAGGGACAAGacttaagagagagggagagggagagagaggaaagagggcggagggagagagaggagagagggcggagggagagagaggaaagagggtggagggagagagagagagagagagagagagagagagagagagagggggggggggggttggcctaAGGTGTTACTGGTAGGAAAGAGGTACCATGAGTTCCAGCGAGGGTCTAAGCCCTGATGGGTCTAAACAAGGTACAGTAAGTATGTTCATAGTaccaagggccaagcactaacatTGTTTCTCTGAAAGGTTAAACCCTTCCCTAGCCTCCTCATCAGGTAGGTAGGACTGGGGTCGTGACCTTTAGCCTTCAAAACTTCTGGATGGGTCGTGAATCACACCGTTCTGATGACACCGCAGCTCCTGGTAACCGACGGTGACGCCAATCACAACTcagccgacacacacaaaccccccgcCAGATGTTACCTTTCAGATACAATACTACTGGGCCTCTTaacgagctctctctctctctctctctctctctctctctctctctctctctctctcccttagtctctctctctcgctctaccctccctctccctaacgctctctctctctctctctctctctctctctctctctctctctctctctctctctctctctctctctctctctctctctctctctctctctctctctctctctctctctctctctaccatgcAGCCTTATGTTTGCTTCAGTTTTCCCACCTGAATCCTTGCCCCTATAGGACTGCATGTGTAATCTGTTGACAGAGCCTTCTTGGatcattatgcaatttaataaataaaaaaatggaggTTAAAATAGCACTAACTCTGTGGTATTTGGGTATTTACATACAcgtaatataaaatatatataaatatatatttatgattgaatatttgaaaaatatgaaaatattgtTACTTTTAAAATGAGAGGTGAAATTGTTTTGTTATCATATCattgtgtatttattatatttattcgGGCGCTAAACTTGCATTTGGGTTTATCCATTCAGTAGCGTACAGGTTGAACCGAAGCATAGCCGCCAGCAGGTGTCGCTGTGGGGCGCCGCCGACCCTCGCCGTCGACGACGCGTTGGGTGGCGCAAATACCCGTCGTTCGCTTCTGTTTGCAAAACTCTCAACATTCTCCGGTGACACAACTGTGGTGGCGAGCGACAGACGCACACGGTGCCCGGACACGAACCACCGTTTCCAGACCCGTTGGACCCGGACCCCCGTCTCCAGACCCGCTGGACCCGAACCCCTGTATCCTGACCCGCTGCACCGGGCCGAACCCCCGGTCTCCGGACCCGACCCCCCGTCTCCAAACCGGTCTCCCCTACTGACGCGCCTTCCGGTCGTGTAGCAGCTTGTTGGTTTTTTACCCGGATAACGTGGACGGCCCGACCGCCATGGAGCTGGGCGCCACATCCCCGCGGATGTAACCGAGCCGCGGACTACTGCGAACCTCCTCCGACACAACAAAGCATTCCTAGTTTGTTTCACGGTCGTTGGAAAGACGGCGTCCGGCGTGAAGAGAGGCTCGGAGGTCGGGGACTCCGGCCGGAGCACCGCGGCGCACCGCTTCTGGTACGAGCCCCGCTCTAAGAGCTCCTTCCCCCGGGTACAGGGTCgacggtgggaggggggagccaGGGACCAGCGCTGGGCTCCAGAGCCGTGTTGCGTGTCCGTGTTGCCACACAATTGGGTAACAATGTGGTGATGTTGACTTCCCAATGCAGCGGATGGCTGGTAACGTGATACTGGGATTTTGCAATGTGCCGTTGTCCCATTCAGAGCCCAACGATCTCAGATTAGAACCGTGGAGCTCCGGGAGGCAtgcggctcaggaggtagaatGAGTTGGCTGGtatccggaaggttgctagttcgatccctgctCCTATCGGGCTGTCTgccgccttgcatggttgactccgccgtcggtgtgtgaatatgtgcatgaatgggtgaatgtgaggcagtgttgtaaagcgctttgagtggcactggttagaaaagcgctgtataaacgCAGTCCGTTTACGATTTACAATGTGGCAATGTTGACTTCCCAGCGCAGTGGTAGCGCTGGTAACGTGATACTGTGTGCTACTGGGGCTGGTCGTCCCATTCAGAGCACAATGCTTCCAGATTAGAACCGGGGAGCTTATAACCAACGAGCTGGCACAGGACTTACTGCGATGTTTCTGACGTTCAAAATACAACGTCTGTCGTTGTATGTGTCGTGGCGATTCTCATGTCCAGGGACGAAATATGCAATACAGACCATAACTAGCGACTACGTACTAAAATACTGGTTCCGTACCATTAGGACTTCCTTTTCCCCCCGAATATCCG
This genomic stretch from Gadus chalcogrammus isolate NIFS_2021 chromosome 9, NIFS_Gcha_1.0, whole genome shotgun sequence harbors:
- the ucmab gene encoding unique cartilage matrix-associated protein isoform X4; translated protein: MSWTHAYLFGVLAVLLALTLWQEAEAAAVSGPRDSAAPGDRPAALRRVFMQGADASHFFRRRSRRAVKSQVETDAEQRQVLAADERRRQFHEAKRARLESHAEEEGDEQDEKSRESTEQWREFHYDGMYPSHQYNPQAP
- the ucmab gene encoding unique cartilage matrix-associated protein isoform X2, which produces MAVGPSTLSGSSETHLRMSWTHAYLFGVLAVLLALTLWQEAEAAAVSGPRDSAAPGDRPAALRRVFMQGADASHFFRRRSRRAVKSQVETDAEQRQVLAADERRRQFHEAKRARLESHAEEEGDEQDEKSRESTEQWREFHYDGMYPSHQYNPQAP
- the ucmab gene encoding unique cartilage matrix-associated protein isoform X1, which translates into the protein MWRPAPWRSGRPRYPGKKPTSCYTTGRRVSRGDRFGDGGSGPETGGSARCSGSGYRGSGPAGLETGVRVQRVWKRWFVSGHRVRLSLATTVVSPENVESFANRSERRVFAPPNASSTARVGGAPQRHLLAAMLRFNLSETHLRMSWTHAYLFGVLAVLLALTLWQEAEAAAVSGPRDSAAPGDRPAALRRVFMQGADASHFFRRRSRRAVKSQVETDAEQRQVLAADERRRQFHEAKRARLESHAEEEGDEQDEKSRESTEQWREFHYDGMYPSHQYNPQAP
- the ucmab gene encoding unique cartilage matrix-associated protein isoform X3, giving the protein MAVGPSTLSGSETHLRMSWTHAYLFGVLAVLLALTLWQEAEAAAVSGPRDSAAPGDRPAALRRVFMQGADASHFFRRRSRRAVKSQVETDAEQRQVLAADERRRQFHEAKRARLESHAEEEGDEQDEKSRESTEQWREFHYDGMYPSHQYNPQAP